The Pseudarthrobacter defluvii DNA window GCTAACCACGAAAGGACCAACAATGGAGTTTGCAGGAATCAAGGCCATCGTTACCGGCGGAGCCTCCGGGATTGGGGCAGCCACTGCGAAACTGCTCCAGGAGCGCGGAGCTGACGTCGCCATCCTTGACCTCAACCCTGACCAGGCGCCGGCGGGAGTGAAAGCCATCCAATGCGACGTCTCCGACGATGCCTCCGTCCGCCGGGCCATCGAAGAGGCTGCGGAGCAGCTCGGCGGGATCGACGTCGTGGCCAACAATGCCGGGGTGGGTGCGCAGGGCACCATCGAGGCAAATGACGACGCCGAGTGGCACCGGGTGTTCGACGTCAACGTGCTGGGCATGGTCCGGGTTTCAAGGGCTGCGCTGCCGTACTTGCGACGGTCCGCCCACGCGGCCATCGTCAACACATGCTCGGTCGCCGCCACCGCCGGGCTCCCCCAGCGTGCCCTGTACAGCGCAACCAAGGGTGCAGTGTTGTCACTTACCCTGGCCATGGCCGCCGACCACCTGCAGGAAGGCATCAGGGTCAACTGCGTGAACCCGGGGACTGCTGACACTCCCTGGATTGGCAGGCTCCTCTCCACCGCACCGGATCCTGCGGCGGAGCGGGCAGCGCTGGAGGCACGCCAGCCGCACGGCCGGTTGGTCTCCCCTGAGGAAGTAGCGGCAGCCGTGGTTTACCTTGCCAGCCCGCTCTCCGGGTCCACCACCGGAGTGGACCTGGCAGTGGACGGCGGAATGCAGGCTCTTCGGCTCCGTCCGCGCGCTGCCGCCTCCTGAGCAGGCGGCCGTCAGGCGCCAATCAGTCGGCGGGTGGGTAATGTTCTGTCATGGACAGCGGCGCCCTGGTCAATATTGCGTTGGTTCTCGGTTTCGTGCTGCTGGGCGGAGTCTTCGCGGCGGCTGAGATGGCTCTTGTTTCCCTGCGTGAAAGCCAGGTGCGCCGCATCGAGAAGTCCGGCGACACCGGTGCGCGCACTGCCGCCCTGGCCCGCAACCCCAACCGGTTCCTCTCAACAGTCCAGATCGGGGTGACCCTGTCCGGGTTCTTCTCGGCGGCCTACGGCGCCTCGGCGATCGCGCCCGACGTCGTGCCCCTCCTCGAAACCATCGGGCTGGGTGCTGCGGCCGCGCCCGTGTCCTTCATCGGCATGACCCTGCTGGTGGCCTACCTTTCCCTTGTGCTGGGCGAACTGGCACCCAAGAGGCTGGCGCTGCAAAGCCCCGTCGCCTTCACCAGGGTCCTGGCCCCGCCGCTGATTGCCCTCTCGCACGCCATGCGGCCCGTCATCTGGCTGCTGTCGGAGTCCACCGATGCCGTGGTCCGGCTCCTGGGTGGGGATCCGCACGCGAGGCGGCCCAGCGTCACGTCCGAGGAACTGTGGGACATGGTGGCGGAGAACGAGATGCTCGAGGAGAGCAGCCGGCACATCCTTGCCGACGTGTTTGGCGCTGGGGACAGGACTCTGCAGGAGGTGATGCGCCCCCGCACGGAGGCCACCTTCATCGACGGCGCCATGACCATCACGGATGCCCGCAGCATGGTCCGGGACGGCCCCTATTCACGGTTTCCAGTCATCGGAAGGAGCCCCGACGATATCCTGGGCTTTGTGCACATCCGCGACCTCATGCCCGGGGACGAGGCGCAGGACCGGCGCCCGGTGCGGGACATCGTCCGGGAAATCCTTGCCATGCCCGGCACCAACCGCGTCCTGCCGTCACTGTCCCGGATGCGCAAGGCCAACCAGCACATCGCACTGGTGGTGGATGAATACGGCGGCACGGACGGTGTGGTCACGCTCGAAGACCTGGTGGAGGAACTGGTGGGCGAGATCTACGACGAGTACGACACCGGCGCCGAGCACGAGGACCGCGTCCGCATGGCCAACGGCACCATCGACGTGGACGGCGGCCTGATCCTCCAGGAGTTCACGGCGGCGTCCGGAATCGCCCTGCCCGAGGGCCACTATGAGACAGTGGCCGGGTTCATGCTGGACCGCCTTGGACGCTTGCCCGCCGCCGGTGACAGGGTCCAGATCGCCGGGTACGTCCTGACGGTCCTCGGCATGGACCGGTTGCGGATCGCCCGGATCCGCGTCACCCCGGTCACCGAGGAGCCCGGCTGATCCGCTGAGGAGGTACGACGGCGGTGTGCGCCGTCGTCGTCCCGTCCGGGACCAATG harbors:
- a CDS encoding hemolysin family protein, which encodes MDSGALVNIALVLGFVLLGGVFAAAEMALVSLRESQVRRIEKSGDTGARTAALARNPNRFLSTVQIGVTLSGFFSAAYGASAIAPDVVPLLETIGLGAAAAPVSFIGMTLLVAYLSLVLGELAPKRLALQSPVAFTRVLAPPLIALSHAMRPVIWLLSESTDAVVRLLGGDPHARRPSVTSEELWDMVAENEMLEESSRHILADVFGAGDRTLQEVMRPRTEATFIDGAMTITDARSMVRDGPYSRFPVIGRSPDDILGFVHIRDLMPGDEAQDRRPVRDIVREILAMPGTNRVLPSLSRMRKANQHIALVVDEYGGTDGVVTLEDLVEELVGEIYDEYDTGAEHEDRVRMANGTIDVDGGLILQEFTAASGIALPEGHYETVAGFMLDRLGRLPAAGDRVQIAGYVLTVLGMDRLRIARIRVTPVTEEPG
- a CDS encoding SDR family NAD(P)-dependent oxidoreductase, encoding MEFAGIKAIVTGGASGIGAATAKLLQERGADVAILDLNPDQAPAGVKAIQCDVSDDASVRRAIEEAAEQLGGIDVVANNAGVGAQGTIEANDDAEWHRVFDVNVLGMVRVSRAALPYLRRSAHAAIVNTCSVAATAGLPQRALYSATKGAVLSLTLAMAADHLQEGIRVNCVNPGTADTPWIGRLLSTAPDPAAERAALEARQPHGRLVSPEEVAAAVVYLASPLSGSTTGVDLAVDGGMQALRLRPRAAAS